The DNA segment CCAGGAACAATTCTAACAGCTGGTAGTTTTGTAACGATGACTTTCTCCGAACCTTTTACAGACTTGCGGATAACAGCAATTAAAGGAATTCTACAGAGTCTCTGCCTGTGCCGGGTGTTCTCATTTCCTGCGCCATGGGGATGGCAGCTTTACGTTTCCCTTTCCTCCCAGTTTGTTTAACTGGGGAAGATGGACCTGGGCTGCTCGGAGCCTGTTTCTGCCCCCTTCCCCAGTGCCGGTGGCCGAGGGCTTCGAGTGAGCCGATAAAAAttctattccagaaaaaaaaataatgcccgAGTACGATCCAGGCCTTGTCTCTGGCCCAGCACCCCCGAGGCTGGCTACATGTCCTCCAAATTTATCATCATTTTAGAAACAAATCTGTTCTATTGGGGGAGAGCGGGGGCGAGTCCTTCTCAGGGGTTGGTCAGCCACGGGTGGCTGCTCACCCCCTCGATGGAGGGTCTCAGGGTCATGTCTGGTTCCAGGAGCGTTTCCAGAAGGTTCTGGCACTCCTTGGAGATGCCCAGGTGCCCGGGGACGGAGACGCCTTTCTGCTGCTGGTGCAGCATCTTGGGGATGTCAGTGTCGTCGAAGGGCAGGCGGGCGCAGAGCAGGACATAGAGGAGGACGCCCATGCTCCAGACGTCGCCCTTGCGGCTGTCGTGGGGCTGGCCCTGCAGCACCTCGGGGGCCGCGTAGGCTGTGCTGCCGCAGAAGGTCCAGCTCAGCTCCCGGCCTTCCCTGGGGAGCGCTTTGGCGAAGCCAAAATCCGTCAGCTTCAAGGTGGGACCCTGCAGGAGGGCGTTCTCGCACTTGAGGTCACGGTGGGCCACCCCGCAGCCGTGGCAGTACTGCATGGCCTCCACCAGCTGGCGGAACAGGGCCCTGGCCTGGGGCTCGGGCAGGGGACCCTCGCGGAGCACGTAGTCAAAGATGTCCCCGTCCTCCGCCAGCTCCATCACCAAGCAGATCTTCCCCTCCGCCGACTCCAACATCTCGTGGACGCGGATGATGTTCCTGTGGTCCAAGCGTGTGACGATCTGGAGCTCCCGGGGCAGGAATCGGTGAATGAACTCTGGCGAGAGAGGGCTTTGGTCATGGGGACATCCCCGAGCTGCTGGCTCCGAGCATCCTTTTGGGACACGGCGGAGGGAGGGATCGTTCCCTGGTTCCTTATGTCCCGGCACCGTTCCCCGAGAGCTGCTCCTCATGGGGGGACGCTGGGCTCCACCAGCGCTTTGCCATCCTTGTGGTGGGAGAGGTGGCCACCTAAACACATCCTAACCCTTGGGGTCACGGTCCCCGGGCTGCTCTGCTGGACCCCAGTGGGAAACCACTAGCCAGTGTGGGAAACCAGTTTCCTGCTGGGAATTAAAAGCCCTCGAGGAGGGACGGTGTCTCAGCCCGGAGCCCTTTTGGGGTCATCTCTTACCTTCTGGCATTTCCCTCTtatcaattattttaattgctactTTCTTCCGGTGCTTTTTGGAAAAGGCCTCCTTCACTTTGGAGTAGGTGCCCTCCCCGATGGTCCTGCCCAGCTGGTAGCCGTTGGCAAGCAAAAACCTCTCCATGTCCTCATGCCGCCCGGGACGCTTCCCTCCCTCGGATCACCCCACAGTGACCCCGTTACAGCATTTGGGCATCCAGGGGCACCTGCAgcaccccggggggggacacaaagggacCTTTTATAGCCCGGGGGGGCTATTGTGATGCAGCCGAGGCGGTGTCAGTCGGGTGACGGATGCGCAGCGGGGTGGGGGACAGGCCAGGGCACCCTCTCGGTGAGTGGGGGCTCTTGGGGTGGGCACTGCTGGTTACGGGGCTGGTTGgggtccccctgtgtcccccctgttcttttgctgttgctggggggggggggggggggcgtgctgGCCCGgctcacaccccccccacacctctgGGCAGACACATCCGGAGCTGGGATATGAGCTCCCAGCAGACACCGCAGGCGCAGAGGTTCCCCATCGAGGCTGGTGACTGTCCCCGCTTGGCCGTGCCTCCCGAAACGCAGGAGCCGGCAGACGCCGAGCAGTCTGTGGGAAGGTAAGGGGGGGGCCAGGACACCCCGAGGGGCGCCGggtccagccctggcacagccacaCCGTGTCCCCGTCACACAGAGCAGGTCCCTGCTCCGGCAAACGCCGCTTGTTTTGCTCCCAAAAGTGTCGCCTGGTGGCTGGAAACCCCTCTTTGTCCCGGGACAAGGCCGGTGCCACCGGGGCAGGCAGTGTCCTGtgttgtgctgtgctgtgccgtgccatatCAGACAATGCCATGTCATACTGTGCCATGCTATGCCGTGCCATGACATATCAGACAATGCCATGTCATACCATGCCATgctatgccatgccatgccatatCAGACGATGCCATGTCATACCGTGCCATGCTATGCCGTGCCATGACATATCAGACGATGCCGTGCCATGCCTTATCAGACAATGCCAtgttgtgccatgccatgccatgccatgctggcCCATGTCATGGCATGTTCTGACATGCTCTTTCATGCTGGCCTATGTCATGCTATGCCATGCTATGCCATGCTGCACCATGCCGTGCCATATAAGACTGTGCTATGCCATATCAGACAATGCCatgtcatgccatgccatgctagCCCATGTTTTGCCATGCCATTCCATGCCATATCAGACAATGCCATATTGTGCCACCCTGGCCCatgtcatgccatgccatgccatatCAGAcaatgccatgccgtgccatgctggCCCATGTCATGCCATGCCGGCCCATggcatgccatgccatgccatatCAGAtgatgccatgccgtgccatgccgaCCCATGCCATGTCGTATCAGAcgatgccatgccgtgccatgccgacccatgccatgccatgccatgccgtatCAGACGATGCCATGCCATGGCATATCAGACAATGCCATATCGTGCCATGCTGGCCCatgtcatgccatgccatgccgtatCAGACGATGCCATGCCATGGCATATCAGACAATGCCATATCATGCCATGCTGGCCCatgtcatgccatgccatgccgtatCAGATGATGTCATGCCGTGCCATGCCGGCCCCTGGCGTGCCGTGCAGTGCCGTGGGGCTCACGCTGCTCTCTCCCCACAGGCAGCTGCGGCGATGCCCCGGCAGCCACTGCCTGACGCTGCCCAACGTCCCCATTGATGTGTTCATCGCCATGGGAGGCAGCCGCCGGCCTCACACCAACTGATGGCCCCCGCGCCTGCccctggggctgcagagctgcgGACAACACAGATCGGTGACGGACTTTGTAATAAAAGGACATCTCGGAATGATTCCGTGCTCAAAACCGTCACGTGGTGTGTCGGCCATGGAGGGTCGCGGGGtgagaggggacacggggacaggaggggacagagcGCGAGGGGGTGGGACCTGAGGGATGGGGCACAAAGGGATGGGGCACGAGGGGATGGGACACAGGGACTGGGAGGTGAGGAACAGGACACGAGGGGATGGATGGGACGTGAGGGATGGGACACAAGTGACCTGACGGGAGGACCCAGgtccgccccgccgcctcccgcccgcccgctAGGGGGCGCCCGAgcgccgcggccccggcgggagagagcggccccgccccgccccgcccccgcagCCTTAATGGGCGGGGCGCCCTCCGCGCGCAGGAGGTTTGTCCCGTCCCGGCCGCCGTCCGCTCCCCTcgccctccctctccccgggGCCGCCATATTGTGGCCGCCGCAGCTCGGGAGCCGCCGCCTGAGGAGCCGCGATG comes from the Numenius arquata chromosome 21, bNumArq3.hap1.1, whole genome shotgun sequence genome and includes:
- the TSSK3 gene encoding testis-specific serine/threonine-protein kinase 3, with translation MERFLLANGYQLGRTIGEGTYSKVKEAFSKKHRKKVAIKIIDKREMPEEFIHRFLPRELQIVTRLDHRNIIRVHEMLESAEGKICLVMELAEDGDIFDYVLREGPLPEPQARALFRQLVEAMQYCHGCGVAHRDLKCENALLQGPTLKLTDFGFAKALPREGRELSWTFCGSTAYAAPEVLQGQPHDSRKGDVWSMGVLLYVLLCARLPFDDTDIPKMLHQQQKGVSVPGHLGISKECQNLLETLLEPDMTLRPSIEGVSSHPWLTNP